The window CCGGACGCGTTCGCCCGCAATGTGGAGATCGAGTACGAGCGCAACTCCGAGCGGTACCGCTTCCTGCGGTGGGGGCAGCAGGCCCTGCACCGCTTCGCGGTCGTCCCGCCGGGCACCGGGATCATGCACCAGGTCAACACCGAGTACCTGTCCCGGGTGGTGATGACCGAGGACGGCTGGGCGTTCCCCGACGTGTGCCTGGGTACCGATTCGCACACCACCATGGTCAACGGACTCGGCGTCCTCGCCTGGGGCATCGGCGGTATCGAAGCCGAAGCGGTGATGCTCGGCCAGTCCCTGTCGATGCTGCTCCCGCCGGTGGTCGGGTTCCGCCTGCACGGCCGGCTCCCCGAAGGAGCCACCGCCACCGACCTGGTCCTCACTGTCACCGAGAAGCTCCGCGCGCACGGGGTTGTCGGGAAGTTCGTCGAGTTCTACGGTCCGGGCGTCGACGAGACCACCCTCGCCGACCGCGTGACCATCTCCAACATGAGCCCAGAATTCGGCTCCACGTGTGCCTATTTCCCGATCGACGACGAGACGCTGCGTTACCTGCGGTTCACCGGCCGCCCCGAATGGCGGGTCAACCTCGTCGAGGCCTACGCCAAGGAACAGGGCCTGTGGCACGACCCCCACCAGGCCACCCGCTACACCGAACACGTCGACCTCGACCTGACCACGGTCGTGCCGTCCCTGGCCGGCCCCCGCCGACCCCAGGACAGGGTGCCGCTCACCGCCGCCCAAGCCGGGTTCCGGCACGTCCTCGGTGACGTACTGCCCGACGCGCCCGCGGAACCGACAACATCTGGGCAGCAACCACCATCATGGGTCGACGAGGCGTCGGAGGAATCCTTCCCGGCCAGCGACGCCCCCGCCATCGACCGCGCCGATGGAGCCGCCGGCGCGCCGGCCGCCGTCGACACCACCCCCGCGCGGCACCCGCGCAGCCGCCCCACCGACATCGTCCTCGACGGCATCGCCCACCGCATCGACCACGGCAGCGTCGCGATCGCGTCCATCACGTCGTGCACCAACACCTCCAACCCGACAGTGATGGTCGCCGCCGCGCTGCTGGCCCGCAACGCCGTCAACGCCGGCCTGACCAGCAAGCCGTGGGTCAAGACCAGCCTGTCACCAGGCTCCCGAGTCGTCACCGACTACTTCGACAAAGCCGGTCTGACCCCGTATCTGGAGAAGCTGGGTTTCCATCTCGCCGGATACGGGTGCATGACCTGCATCGGCGCCTCGGGCCCGCTCATCGACGAAGTCTCGGCGGCTGTGAACGAGCACGACCTGGCCGTGGTGTCGGTCCTGTCGGGCAACCGCAACTTCGAGGGCCGCATCAACCCCGAGGTCCGGATGAACTACCTCGCCTCTCCGCCGCTGGTCATCGCCTACGCCCTCGCCGGCACCATGGACATCGACCTCACCACCGACCCCCTCGGCCACGGTCCCGACGGTGAGCCGGTGTACCTGCGCGACCTCTGGCCCGGCGGCCGCGAGGTCCAGGACGTCATCGACGCCACCCTGGACGCTGACATGTTCACCGCCGCCTACGCCGACGTGTTCACCGGCGACGACCGCTGGCGCGCCCTGGCCGCACCCACCGG is drawn from Nakamurella deserti and contains these coding sequences:
- a CDS encoding aconitate hydratase; its protein translation is MTTFTHQGTVREHNTFGTATTLTVGPDSYTVHRIADLAPVDLPISLKIVLENLLRHQDEDRVTATQIEHLLEWGTAGSFSNAVDLSPSRVFLHDTNGVPAVVDLAAMRHAAVELGGDPTVVNPSIPAELVIDHSVIADVFGRPDAFARNVEIEYERNSERYRFLRWGQQALHRFAVVPPGTGIMHQVNTEYLSRVVMTEDGWAFPDVCLGTDSHTTMVNGLGVLAWGIGGIEAEAVMLGQSLSMLLPPVVGFRLHGRLPEGATATDLVLTVTEKLRAHGVVGKFVEFYGPGVDETTLADRVTISNMSPEFGSTCAYFPIDDETLRYLRFTGRPEWRVNLVEAYAKEQGLWHDPHQATRYTEHVDLDLTTVVPSLAGPRRPQDRVPLTAAQAGFRHVLGDVLPDAPAEPTTSGQQPPSWVDEASEESFPASDAPAIDRADGAAGAPAAVDTTPARHPRSRPTDIVLDGIAHRIDHGSVAIASITSCTNTSNPTVMVAAALLARNAVNAGLTSKPWVKTSLSPGSRVVTDYFDKAGLTPYLEKLGFHLAGYGCMTCIGASGPLIDEVSAAVNEHDLAVVSVLSGNRNFEGRINPEVRMNYLASPPLVIAYALAGTMDIDLTTDPLGHGPDGEPVYLRDLWPGGREVQDVIDATLDADMFTAAYADVFTGDDRWRALAAPTGATFAWDLDSTYVRRPPYLDGLTPQPAPVTDITGARVLVKLGDSVTTDHVSPAGAIPPATTAGRYLTALGVPRFQLNTYASRRGNHEVMMRGCFANVRLRNQLVPGVEGGFTRNFLDDTTGSIYDTALAYRDADVPLLVVAGKDYGTGSSRDWAAKGPALLGVRAVLAESFERIHRSNLIGMGVLPLQFLPGQSADTLGITGNETFEITGLTALDEQRTPETVTVHTDTISFLVRVRLDTTRERDYYRHGGIMRYVLRRTLS